A genomic region of Xanthomonas fragariae contains the following coding sequences:
- a CDS encoding TcpQ domain-containing protein, which produces MYVSKLSLVLVVAVMVGACATKPAPDFGGRWKHVNHFNEAPTEIPLYTSYTYQATQMDGTLKTMLERWAADSNMQLSYNLPSDYTLITPVSNISTTSVQQAATELSAVYAAQGISVSVSANKLLVQPVPVSSGAKL; this is translated from the coding sequence ATGTATGTGTCCAAGCTGTCGCTGGTCTTGGTAGTCGCTGTGATGGTTGGCGCCTGCGCGACCAAGCCTGCTCCCGACTTTGGTGGACGTTGGAAGCACGTCAATCACTTTAACGAAGCCCCCACCGAAATTCCGCTCTACACCTCCTACACGTATCAGGCCACGCAGATGGACGGCACGCTGAAGACCATGCTGGAACGGTGGGCCGCGGATTCCAACATGCAGCTGTCCTACAACTTGCCGTCGGATTACACCCTGATCACCCCTGTCTCCAATATCAGTACTACCAGCGTGCAGCAAGCTGCCACCGAGCTGAGCGCGGTATATGCAGCTCAAGGTATTTCGGTGTCCGTCTCTGCTAACAAGCTGCTGGTACAGCCGGTGCCTGTGTCGTCCGGAGCCAAGCTCTAA
- the uvrB gene encoding excinuclease ABC subunit UvrB, with translation MTDRFQLVSPYAPAGDQPAAIDKLVANFEAGLAKQTLLGVTGSGKTYTIANVVQQVQKPTLVMAPNKTLAAQLYGEFKSFFPHNAVEYFVSYYDYYQPEAYVPSSDTFIEKDSSINEHIEQMRLSATKTLLSRRDSLVVATVSAIYGLGAPEDYLSLRLILSVGEHIDQRQLIRHLTDLQYTRNEFELTRGAFRVRGEVLDVFPAESDTEALRIELFDGDIERLTLFDPLTGETLRKLQRYTVYPKTHYATTRERTLSAVDTIKEELKERLEQLYSQNKLVEAQRLAQRTQFDLEMMAEVGFCNGIENYSRHLTGKAPGEPPPTLFDYLPPDALLVIDESHVTIPQIGAMYKGDRSRKETLVEFGFRLPSALDNRPLRFEEWEARSPRSIYVSATPGPYELRESAGEITELVVRPTGLIDPVVEIRPVGTQVDDLMSEIHERINLGDRVLVTTLTKRMSENLTEYLGEHGIRVRYLHSDIDTVERVEIIRDLRLGKFDVLVGINLLREGLDMPEVSLVAILDADKEGFLRSTGSLIQTIGRAARNLRGKAILYADKMTSSMQAAIDETDRRREKQVEYNLEHGITPKSVVRSISDIMEGAREDAAEKKAGKGRSKSRQVAEDAPDYRAMKPAEIAGKLKSLEQKMYQHAKDLEFEAAAQIRDQIQKLKAASLG, from the coding sequence ATGACCGACCGTTTTCAGCTAGTCTCCCCATACGCTCCAGCCGGTGATCAGCCGGCGGCCATCGACAAGTTGGTGGCCAACTTCGAGGCCGGCCTGGCAAAGCAGACCTTGTTGGGCGTGACCGGTTCGGGCAAGACCTACACCATCGCCAATGTGGTTCAGCAGGTGCAGAAGCCGACGCTGGTGATGGCGCCAAACAAAACGCTGGCGGCGCAGCTGTACGGCGAGTTCAAGTCGTTCTTTCCGCACAACGCGGTGGAGTATTTCGTCAGCTATTACGACTACTACCAACCCGAAGCCTATGTGCCGTCGTCGGACACCTTCATTGAGAAGGACAGTTCGATCAACGAGCACATCGAGCAGATGCGGCTGTCGGCGACCAAGACCTTGCTGTCGCGGCGCGATTCGCTGGTCGTGGCCACGGTATCGGCGATCTATGGCTTGGGTGCGCCTGAGGACTATCTGTCGCTGCGTTTGATCCTTTCGGTCGGCGAGCACATCGATCAGCGTCAACTGATCCGCCATTTGACCGATCTGCAGTACACGCGCAACGAATTCGAGCTGACGCGTGGCGCGTTCCGCGTGCGTGGCGAAGTGCTGGATGTGTTTCCGGCCGAGTCGGATACCGAGGCGTTACGTATCGAGTTATTCGATGGCGACATTGAGCGGCTAACCTTGTTTGATCCGCTCACTGGTGAGACATTGCGTAAGCTGCAGCGCTACACCGTGTACCCGAAGACGCACTACGCGACTACGCGCGAGCGCACGCTAAGCGCGGTGGACACGATCAAGGAAGAGCTGAAGGAGCGGCTGGAGCAGTTGTATTCGCAGAACAAGCTGGTCGAGGCGCAGCGCTTGGCGCAGCGCACTCAATTCGATCTGGAAATGATGGCCGAAGTCGGTTTCTGCAACGGCATCGAAAACTACTCGCGTCACCTCACCGGCAAGGCGCCTGGCGAGCCGCCGCCGACGTTGTTCGATTACTTGCCGCCGGATGCATTGCTGGTCATCGACGAGTCGCACGTGACCATTCCGCAGATCGGTGCCATGTACAAGGGCGACCGCTCGCGCAAGGAAACGCTGGTAGAGTTCGGCTTTCGTCTACCTTCGGCATTGGACAACCGCCCGTTGCGTTTTGAGGAGTGGGAGGCGCGTTCGCCGCGCAGCATTTATGTGTCGGCGACGCCTGGGCCTTACGAGTTGCGCGAATCTGCCGGCGAGATTACGGAACTGGTGGTGCGTCCGACCGGATTGATCGATCCGGTAGTAGAGATCCGTCCAGTAGGCACGCAGGTCGACGACTTGATGTCCGAGATCCACGAGCGCATCAATCTCGGCGATCGTGTGTTGGTGACTACGCTGACCAAACGCATGTCCGAAAATCTCACCGAGTACCTGGGCGAGCACGGTATTCGCGTGCGTTACTTGCACTCCGATATCGACACCGTCGAGCGCGTGGAAATCATCCGCGACCTGCGCCTTGGCAAGTTCGATGTGCTGGTCGGCATCAACCTATTGCGTGAAGGTCTGGATATGCCGGAAGTGTCGCTAGTAGCGATCCTCGATGCGGACAAGGAAGGATTTCTCCGTTCGACCGGCTCGCTGATCCAGACCATCGGTCGTGCCGCGCGCAACCTGCGCGGCAAGGCCATTTTGTATGCCGACAAGATGACGAGTTCGATGCAAGCCGCAATCGATGAAACTGATCGCCGCCGTGAGAAGCAGGTCGAATACAACCTGGAACATGGCATCACACCGAAATCGGTGGTGCGCTCGATCTCCGACATCATGGAAGGCGCGCGCGAGGATGCGGCGGAGAAGAAGGCCGGCAAGGGACGTTCGAAGTCGCGCCAGGTGGCCGAAGATGCTCCCGACTACCGCGCCATGAAACCGGCAGAGATTGCTGGCAAGCTGAAGAGCCTGGAGCAGAAGATGTACCAGCACGCCAAGGATCTGGAGTTCGAGGCGGCGGCGCAGATCCGTGACCAGATCCAGAAGTTGAAGGCAGCGAGCTTGGGGTAG
- a CDS encoding IS5 family transposase, translating to MQLTFGDAEGLGKRKQTRREIFLAEMEQVVPWRHLLGLIAPHYPVSGRPGRQPYALATMLRIHLQQQWYALSDPAMEEALHQIPTLRRFARLGGLDNVPDETTILNFRRVLETHGLAARMLEAVNADLVRKGQSLRSGTIVDATLIAAPSSTKNTDRAHDPEMHQTKKGNQWYFGMKAHIGVDEFSGLVHYVRCTAANVADVTVTHALLHGKEDSVFGDSGYTGADKREELQTCKAGFFITAKRSTIQAIGNKRERRQEERWEYFKASVRAKVEHPFRVIKRQFGYTKVRYRGLAKNTAHVLTLFALSNLWMVRRQLLPARG from the coding sequence ATGCAACTGACGTTCGGTGACGCTGAAGGTTTGGGCAAGCGCAAGCAGACTCGCCGCGAGATCTTCCTGGCCGAGATGGAGCAGGTGGTTCCGTGGAGGCATTTGCTCGGACTGATCGCGCCGCACTATCCGGTGTCGGGGCGGCCTGGTCGACAGCCGTACGCACTGGCGACGATGTTGCGGATTCATTTGCAGCAGCAGTGGTATGCGTTGAGCGATCCGGCGATGGAAGAAGCGTTGCACCAGATCCCGACCTTGCGCCGTTTTGCCCGGCTCGGCGGTTTGGACAATGTTCCCGACGAGACCACGATTCTCAACTTTCGCCGCGTGCTGGAAACCCATGGCCTTGCAGCGCGGATGCTGGAGGCCGTCAACGCGGATCTGGTGCGCAAGGGTCAGAGCCTGCGGTCCGGCACGATCGTCGATGCAACCCTGATCGCTGCGCCCAGTTCGACCAAGAACACCGACCGCGCGCACGACCCTGAAATGCATCAGACCAAGAAAGGCAATCAGTGGTATTTCGGGATGAAGGCACACATCGGCGTGGATGAGTTTTCCGGGCTGGTGCACTACGTCCGTTGTACGGCTGCCAATGTGGCCGATGTCACGGTGACCCACGCATTGCTGCACGGCAAAGAAGACAGTGTGTTCGGCGACAGCGGCTACACCGGTGCGGACAAACGCGAAGAACTGCAGACCTGCAAGGCTGGTTTTTTCATTACCGCCAAGCGTTCGACGATTCAAGCCATTGGCAACAAACGCGAGCGCCGCCAGGAAGAACGTTGGGAATACTTCAAAGCAAGTGTGCGTGCGAAGGTGGAGCATCCATTCCGCGTGATCAAACGCCAGTTTGGCTACACCAAGGTCCGCTATCGCGGCTTGGCCAAGAACACCGCGCATGTGCTGACCCTGTTCGCACTATCCAATCTGTGGATGGTGCGCCGGCAGTTGCTGCCGGCCAGGGGATAA
- a CDS encoding type II toxin-antitoxin system ParD family antitoxin produces the protein MISADLGQQLEHYVAKLVALGRYGSKSEVLREGGRLIQDRETRLAAPDASIARGLADVEAGRTKPAEEVFDRLEAKYRAQAG, from the coding sequence ATGATCAGCGCGGACCTCGGCCAACAGCTTGAACACTATGTAGCGAAACTCGTTGCCTTGGGCCGCTATGGCTCAAAAAGCGAGGTGCTGCGCGAAGGGGGGCGCCTGATCCAAGACCGGGAAACCCGGCTTGCAGCGCCGGATGCCTCAATCGCTCGTGGGTTGGCCGATGTCGAGGCTGGGCGGACAAAGCCTGCCGAAGAAGTGTTTGACCGCCTTGAAGCGAAGTACCGCGCGCAAGCCGGCTAA
- a CDS encoding type II toxin-antitoxin system RelE/ParE family toxin, with product MIVQLSADAEDDLERIGDYIAQDNPHRALSFVRELREKCMELASTPQAFPLVPR from the coding sequence ATGATTGTGCAATTGTCGGCGGACGCCGAAGACGACCTTGAACGCATTGGCGATTACATCGCCCAAGACAACCCGCATCGGGCGCTGTCCTTTGTACGTGAGCTACGCGAGAAGTGCATGGAGTTGGCGTCTACGCCGCAGGCGTTCCCGCTCGTGCCTCGCTAG
- a CDS encoding type IV secretion system protein — translation MLRKKVSEKDGSAQVGAAVQKAVNYEVSIADLARRSEKRAWIVAIVSMLITVMTAGGYYYMLPLKEKVPYLVMADAYSGTSTIAKLEANYGGRTISTSEALARSNIARFILARESFDASTIRDRDWNTVAAMAATNVLAEYRSLYAGNNPMRPFNTYGTLRAIRINILSITLIGGEGKAYTGATVRFQRNVYDKSSTVTTLLDNKIATMGFTYQDNLEMSDSLRVENPLGFRVTDYRVDNDYSVLPAAPSSISTPPQAAAYQQQMTPGMVDPNVAGAAPQAGVPVQQGMPVAPGSAPVQQVQPGYSGQAQHAGRTKAQPTIQPQGMPNNVNGASGR, via the coding sequence ATGTTGCGTAAGAAGGTCAGTGAAAAGGACGGTTCTGCCCAGGTGGGCGCGGCCGTCCAGAAAGCGGTGAACTACGAGGTCAGCATTGCCGACCTCGCACGCCGCAGCGAAAAGCGTGCATGGATCGTGGCGATCGTTTCCATGCTCATTACCGTCATGACGGCGGGTGGCTACTACTACATGTTGCCGCTGAAGGAGAAGGTTCCGTATCTGGTGATGGCCGATGCATATTCCGGCACCAGCACCATCGCCAAGCTCGAAGCGAATTATGGCGGACGCACCATCAGTACCAGCGAGGCATTGGCGCGCAGCAATATCGCGCGTTTCATCCTGGCGCGCGAATCATTTGATGCGTCCACGATCCGTGATCGTGATTGGAACACTGTTGCCGCGATGGCAGCCACGAATGTGCTTGCCGAGTATCGCTCGCTGTACGCCGGCAATAATCCAATGAGACCTTTCAACACGTATGGAACGTTGCGTGCGATCCGTATCAATATCCTCAGTATCACCCTTATCGGTGGCGAGGGTAAGGCGTACACCGGTGCGACGGTACGTTTTCAGCGGAATGTCTACGACAAGAGCTCCACTGTAACCACGCTCCTGGACAATAAAATTGCGACGATGGGGTTTACCTACCAGGACAACCTTGAGATGAGTGACAGTCTCAGGGTGGAAAATCCCCTGGGTTTCCGGGTGACCGATTATCGCGTCGATAATGACTATTCGGTCTTGCCTGCAGCGCCTTCCTCGATCAGCACGCCGCCGCAGGCCGCCGCATACCAGCAGCAGATGACTCCAGGCATGGTCGATCCGAATGTAGCTGGCGCTGCACCGCAGGCCGGTGTCCCGGTACAACAGGGTATGCCGGTGGCTCCAGGTAGTGCGCCGGTGCAACAGGTGCAGCCTGGATATTCTGGCCAGGCGCAGCATGCCGGCCGAACTAAAGCTCAGCCCACGATCCAACCCCAAGGGATGCCGAACAATGTCAATGGAGCAAGCGGTCGATGA
- a CDS encoding GspH/FimT family pseudopilin translates to MDGTYHHSGISLIEILVTTALLALLTAIAWPSFAELRQANHVRAIMFELTSTLAIARSASITRGAPVAVCPSSSASDCITGSDWTDGWLIYSDTDGNRRPDKSDDVISTSSQRTSSELKIHTTAGRAQVRYGSLGRVLGSNLTFHICSRGDLRGQVIVSASGRPRSRLLTTPQPCPV, encoded by the coding sequence ATGGACGGGACGTATCATCACTCGGGGATCAGCTTGATAGAGATCCTGGTGACCACAGCTTTGCTTGCGCTACTCACTGCCATTGCTTGGCCGTCCTTTGCTGAGCTTCGCCAAGCGAATCACGTGCGAGCGATCATGTTCGAGCTTACGTCCACCCTTGCAATCGCGCGCTCAGCATCCATCACGCGAGGGGCTCCCGTCGCCGTGTGTCCAAGCTCTTCAGCATCGGACTGCATCACTGGAAGCGACTGGACTGACGGCTGGCTCATCTATTCAGATACAGACGGCAATAGAAGACCGGACAAGAGCGACGATGTCATCTCGACCAGCTCCCAGAGGACCTCGTCAGAACTCAAGATCCATACAACCGCAGGGCGCGCGCAGGTACGCTATGGCTCACTTGGCAGAGTACTAGGCAGCAACCTGACCTTCCATATCTGCAGTCGCGGTGACCTCAGGGGCCAAGTGATCGTCAGCGCATCGGGCCGACCTAGGTCCCGGCTGCTGACAACGCCCCAGCCGTGTCCGGTTTGA
- a CDS encoding IS5 family transposase (programmed frameshift) — translation MRQKTYPSDMSRERFEHILPILEQARKRTKPRRVDMYEVWCAVLYVLRTGCQWRALPSDFPKWRTVHSYFAKWSECDDEGVSLLERALKKSQVGVARQKQERNIFSRFLIVDAQSVKNTDTAGQKGYDAGKKVSGIKRHITVDTQGLLHAIAVTTAEVTDRKGALRALERCQSNLTHVQSLLCDSGYTGVPFAEGVREILGEQLTVQIAKRSELHTFKVMPKRWIVERSFAWLEKNRRLWKNCERKLNTSLQFIHLAFLALLLKRS, via the exons ATGCGCCAAAAAACCTATCCGAGCGACATGAGCCGGGAGCGTTTCGAACACATCCTCCCGATCCTAGAACAAGCGCGCAAGCGCACCAAACCACGCCGAGTGGATATGTATGAGGTGTGGTGCGCAGTGTTGTACGTGCTGCGAACCGGTTGCCAATGGCGAGCGCTACCCAGCGACTTTCCGAAGTGGCGGACCGTGCACTCGTACTTTGCCAAGTGGAGCGAGTGCGACGATGAAGGAGTGAGCCTGCTGGAGCGGGCGCTCAAAAAATC TCAGGTTGGCGTGGCCCGCCAGAAACAGGAGCGCAACATCTTCAGCAGGTTCTTGATCGTGGACGCGCAGAGCGTCAAGAACACGGACACAGCCGGGCAAAAGGGATATGACGCGGGCAAAAAGGTGTCGGGCATCAAGCGGCATATCACTGTTGATACCCAGGGGTTGCTCCATGCCATCGCGGTGACGACGGCGGAGGTGACCGACCGCAAAGGTGCGCTGCGGGCGCTGGAGCGCTGTCAGTCAAACTTGACGCATGTACAAAGCCTGCTGTGCGACAGTGGTTACACCGGAGTACCGTTTGCCGAAGGCGTGCGAGAGATTCTAGGCGAGCAGCTCACGGTGCAGATTGCCAAGCGCAGCGAACTGCACACCTTCAAGGTCATGCCCAAGCGCTGGATCGTCGAGCGCAGTTTTGCCTGGCTGGAGAAAAACCGAAGGCTGTGGAAGAACTGCGAGCGCAAACTCAACACCAGCTTGCAGTTCATCCATCTGGCCTTCTTGGCGCTTCTACTCAAAAGATCGTGA
- a CDS encoding replication protein RepA, protein MSTPFSAEQVTAHVERFLERAKDRSKFDPRKLNGRLDAEWHQDEQESRDAEQIEQSIVQGISKHKKTYLRRRPRIAELERSILIDCDSPTGDDFACVHAVFSHVGLPRKRVQGTVFKRTSGDAWLIAQSGYADLGDGPVLQAIPYGSLSRLLLVHMTSYALRHNTREVPIGRSANNFLEHLGMDRDGHRYRALRTQMHALAACRLQLGYKGRTFNGQPVGHFDTWLTHESLQRSAWPGVVVLTTDYYDSLRTLGVPIDMRDYLALQGSALAMDIYTWLTHRLYRIESNRPYMLPWPAIKAQFGQEYKDSSNFKKEFREALSKVMKRYPKANVNLVAGGLLLRKSPPPVAPRFDLPI, encoded by the coding sequence ATGAGCACCCCTTTTAGCGCTGAGCAAGTCACGGCGCACGTTGAGCGCTTCCTCGAACGCGCGAAAGATCGGTCGAAATTCGACCCTCGGAAACTCAACGGCCGTCTTGATGCCGAATGGCATCAAGACGAGCAGGAGTCGCGGGATGCCGAACAGATCGAACAATCCATAGTTCAAGGCATCTCCAAACATAAGAAAACATACCTCCGGCGCCGACCACGCATAGCGGAACTGGAACGATCGATCTTGATCGATTGCGATTCTCCAACCGGCGACGATTTTGCATGCGTGCATGCCGTCTTTTCGCATGTGGGGCTCCCGCGAAAACGAGTGCAAGGCACTGTCTTCAAGCGCACCAGCGGCGATGCATGGCTCATTGCACAATCAGGCTATGCCGATCTCGGGGACGGCCCTGTTCTGCAAGCCATCCCTTACGGATCATTGTCTCGGCTGTTACTGGTGCATATGACCAGCTATGCGCTGCGACACAATACCCGCGAAGTTCCCATCGGCCGCAGCGCCAATAATTTCTTGGAGCATCTTGGTATGGACCGTGATGGCCATCGCTACCGTGCATTACGGACACAGATGCACGCCCTCGCCGCATGCCGGCTACAACTCGGCTACAAAGGACGCACGTTCAATGGACAGCCTGTAGGCCACTTCGATACTTGGCTAACGCACGAAAGCCTGCAACGATCTGCATGGCCCGGCGTAGTTGTCTTGACAACAGACTACTACGATTCGCTGCGAACTCTCGGTGTCCCCATCGATATGCGCGACTATTTGGCGCTCCAAGGATCGGCATTGGCGATGGACATCTATACGTGGCTGACTCATCGTCTTTACAGGATCGAGAGCAACCGGCCTTACATGCTGCCATGGCCAGCTATCAAGGCGCAGTTCGGCCAGGAATATAAGGACAGCAGTAACTTCAAAAAAGAATTTCGCGAAGCACTTTCCAAGGTGATGAAGCGGTACCCGAAAGCAAACGTTAATCTCGTCGCCGGCGGCTTGCTACTGAGGAAGTCGCCGCCTCCCGTTGCTCCACGCTTTGACCTCCCTATCTGA
- a CDS encoding TrbG/VirB9 family P-type conjugative transfer protein, whose protein sequence is MKPSNPYRAALAAALPLVLCAFSASAQVVQEYEYAPDRIYQVRTGLGITTQIELSPNEKILDYSTGFTGGWELTRRENVFYLKPKNVDVDTNMMIRTATHSYILELKVVATDWQRLEQAKQAGVQYKVVFSYPKDTSFNNVEDAAAAKNGPLLNAKILKDRRYYYDYDYATRTKKSWLIPSRVYDDGKFTYINMDLTRFPTGNFPAVFAREKEHSEDFLVNTTVEGNTLIVHGTYPFLVVRHGDNVVGLRRNKQK, encoded by the coding sequence ATGAAACCCTCTAACCCCTACAGGGCGGCATTGGCTGCAGCATTGCCACTCGTATTGTGCGCATTCTCGGCCTCCGCTCAGGTCGTACAGGAATATGAGTACGCACCTGATCGTATCTATCAGGTGCGTACCGGTCTGGGTATCACAACCCAGATTGAGCTCAGTCCGAATGAAAAAATTCTCGATTACAGTACGGGTTTCACCGGAGGCTGGGAGCTCACGCGTCGTGAGAATGTCTTTTATTTGAAGCCGAAGAATGTCGACGTCGACACGAATATGATGATTCGTACGGCCACGCACTCCTATATTCTTGAGCTCAAGGTTGTTGCGACCGACTGGCAACGCCTGGAGCAGGCGAAGCAAGCGGGCGTGCAGTACAAAGTCGTATTTAGTTATCCAAAGGATACGAGTTTCAATAACGTCGAGGATGCAGCTGCTGCCAAGAATGGTCCCCTGTTGAATGCCAAGATTCTCAAGGATCGACGCTACTACTACGACTATGATTACGCGACGCGGACCAAGAAGTCCTGGTTGATTCCGAGTCGGGTCTATGATGACGGTAAGTTCACTTATATCAATATGGATTTAACGCGATTCCCCACGGGCAACTTCCCGGCGGTTTTTGCTCGGGAGAAGGAGCATAGCGAGGATTTTCTCGTAAATACGACCGTTGAGGGTAATACCTTGATCGTGCATGGAACTTACCCTTTCCTGGTAGTTCGTCATGGCGATAATGTCGTCGGTCTGCGAAGGAACAAG